GACAAACTCCTCGTCCTCTCCGCCGTCGGCGTCCTCGCCTTCTCCGGCTGGCCGGTCACCATCCCCCTCTGGTTCGCCGTCATCATCTTCGCCCGCGAAATCTTCTCGACCATCGGCGCTTTTGTCATCAACCACTTCGCCGGCAAGGTTACCATCGTGCCCCACTGGACCGGCAAAGTCTCCACCTTCTTCGCTTTCGTCACCATCAGCCTTGCGCTGTTGTGTCACGCCCCCCTTCTCCCCTGGGTCGCTGCTCCTGCCGCGTTCTTCGCCTGCGCCTCGGGAGCCGTCTACACCCTTCAAGCAGCTCATCAAATCCAAGCCGCCGGTCATGGAAATCCAGAACACTAAAATCGTCGCCATCGTCGGACGCCCCAACGTCGGCAAATCCGCCCTCTTCAACCGCCTCGCCGGGAAGAACATCGCCATCGTGCACGACCGCCCCGGCGTCACCCGCGACCGATTGATCGCCTCCTGCCGCAAAGCCGAACCTCCGTTCGACATCATGGACACCGGCGGGATCGGCGAAACCATCGAAGACGACTTCAACCTCCAGGTCAAAGCCGAGGCCACCCTCGCCCTCGACGTCGCCGACGTCATCCTCTTCGTCGTCGATGGCTTCCAAGGCGTTACGCCCGTCGACCTCGAACTCGCCAAAACCCTGCGCCAGTCCACCAAACCGCTCATCCTCGTGGTGAACAAAATGGACTCCGAAAAACGCAAACAGCACGGCAGCGAATTCAGCAAACTCGGCTTCAAGGAAATCCACGAAACCAGCGCCGCCCACGGCCACGGCATCACGGAACTCATTGCCACCGTCGGCAAACACCTCAATTCCGTCCCCGCCAAGGCCACCCGCCCTCCCCGCACCGCCACCGCGCCACCGCT
The Phragmitibacter flavus genome window above contains:
- a CDS encoding CDP-alcohol phosphatidyltransferase family protein, which codes for MTLANKITLSRILLIPVFVWLAVEYTRGTTSKGSNEALRYYATAVFAVAAVSDALDGWVARRFNQQSKLGVILDPLADKLLVLSAVGVLAFSGWPVTIPLWFAVIIFAREIFSTIGAFVINHFAGKVTIVPHWTGKVSTFFAFVTISLALLCHAPLLPWVAAPAAFFACASGAVYTLQAAHQIQAAGHGNPEH